From the Cohaesibacter sp. ES.047 genome, one window contains:
- the mepA gene encoding penicillin-insensitive murein endopeptidase, with protein sequence MIAVSALSTLLAVGASSPAKAQAPAKQLFGKKVAPANLQTRSIGSYAKGCLAGGRALEIDGPAWQAMRLSRNRNWGHPVLLSFLEKLAVDAKAYDGWNGLLIGDIAQPRGGPMITGHASHQIGLDADIWLRPMPKQRFSKAERESVSAISMLKKGTRAVDPNKFTMAHFRLIKRAASTPGVARIFVHPGIKKALCDRAGSDRDWLRQIRPWYGHHYHFHVRMKCPPGNPGCTNQAPPPPGDGCGKALAWWLSDAPWTPKKPSKKDPNKKPKKKRQVTLADLPQACTAVLNAEPMQVAGARYVPEPVRAITALPRSRPLQR encoded by the coding sequence ATGATTGCCGTCAGCGCCCTCAGCACGCTTCTGGCCGTGGGGGCTTCCTCGCCAGCAAAGGCCCAGGCACCAGCCAAGCAGTTGTTTGGCAAGAAGGTTGCCCCGGCCAATCTGCAAACCCGCTCCATCGGCTCCTATGCAAAGGGCTGTCTTGCCGGAGGCCGGGCGCTCGAGATCGACGGTCCGGCATGGCAGGCCATGCGCCTGTCGCGCAATCGCAACTGGGGCCACCCGGTGTTGCTGTCCTTTCTTGAAAAACTGGCTGTCGACGCCAAGGCTTACGACGGCTGGAACGGCCTTCTGATCGGGGATATTGCCCAACCACGCGGCGGGCCGATGATCACGGGCCATGCGTCCCACCAGATTGGCCTTGATGCAGATATCTGGCTACGCCCGATGCCCAAGCAGCGCTTTAGCAAGGCCGAGCGGGAGTCGGTTTCTGCCATCTCCATGCTGAAAAAGGGCACCCGTGCAGTTGATCCGAACAAATTCACCATGGCGCACTTCCGCCTGATCAAGCGCGCGGCTTCCACGCCGGGCGTGGCGCGGATCTTTGTTCATCCGGGCATCAAAAAGGCCCTTTGTGACCGGGCCGGGTCAGATCGGGATTGGCTGCGCCAGATCCGCCCCTGGTATGGCCACCACTATCATTTCCATGTGCGCATGAAATGCCCCCCGGGCAATCCCGGCTGCACCAATCAGGCCCCGCCACCACCGGGTGATGGCTGCGGCAAGGCGCTGGCATGGTGGTTGTCTGATGCGCCATGGACGCCCAAGAAGCCGAGCAAAAAAGACCCCAACAAGAAGCCCAAGAAAAAGCGGCAAGTGACTCTTGCTGACTTGCCGCAGGCCTGCACGGCTGTGCTCAATGCCGAGCCCATGCAAGTGGCGGGCGCGCGCTATGTACCTGAGCCCGTTCGGGCGATAACCGCATTGCCCAGATCACGCCCGCTTCAGAGATAG
- a CDS encoding arsenate reductase ArsC has protein sequence MSEQIYNVLFLCTGNSARSIMAEAIMNRVGQGRFQAYSAGSTPTGEVHPRTLALLKRMNFDTGFARSKSWDEFAVPEAPKLDFVFTVCDNAAGEVCPIWPGQPMTAHWGVPDPAHIEGTDTEIALAFSDSYRMLFSRISIFTALPLASIDRMSLQTKLDEIGKSKEKADECP, from the coding sequence ATGAGCGAACAGATTTACAATGTGCTGTTTCTGTGTACCGGTAACTCTGCCCGGTCGATCATGGCCGAAGCCATCATGAATCGGGTTGGGCAAGGCCGGTTTCAAGCCTACTCAGCAGGTTCGACACCGACAGGGGAGGTTCATCCCCGGACATTAGCATTGCTGAAGAGAATGAATTTCGACACCGGCTTTGCTCGTTCCAAAAGTTGGGATGAGTTCGCAGTGCCGGAAGCTCCTAAGTTGGATTTTGTTTTCACGGTTTGCGACAACGCAGCCGGAGAAGTGTGCCCAATTTGGCCGGGCCAGCCGATGACAGCCCATTGGGGCGTTCCCGACCCTGCGCATATCGAAGGCACGGATACCGAAATTGCTCTGGCATTCTCAGATTCCTACAGGATGCTATTTTCAAGAATTTCGATCTTCACGGCCCTTCCTTTGGCTAGCATTGACCGCATGTCTCTTCAGACAAAACTTGATGAAATCGGAAAATCAAAAGAGAAAGCTGACGAATGTCCGTAG
- a CDS encoding Lrp/AsnC family transcriptional regulator, with amino-acid sequence MPRKSSKLDRIDLRILDELQKNARITNKALSEKVGLSPSPCLQRVKRLEDIGLISGYLGLINLEQLCRHVTVMATITIRDHDHSIFSTFEKAISELPDVVECLKMSGSFDYLVRFVCTDIQRYHAVTEDLLVQVGGKMQIASHVVLDQTKQYCGVALEELVHG; translated from the coding sequence GTGCCGCGCAAAAGCTCCAAGCTTGATCGCATCGACTTGCGAATTCTGGATGAACTGCAGAAAAATGCCCGGATTACCAACAAGGCCCTCTCGGAAAAAGTCGGGCTGTCGCCCAGCCCCTGCCTGCAGCGTGTGAAGAGGCTGGAAGATATCGGTTTGATCAGCGGGTATCTCGGCCTGATCAATCTGGAGCAGTTGTGCCGCCACGTGACCGTTATGGCGACCATCACGATCAGAGATCATGATCACTCCATCTTCTCGACGTTCGAGAAGGCTATCTCGGAGCTGCCCGATGTGGTCGAATGCCTCAAGATGAGCGGCTCCTTTGACTATCTGGTGCGCTTCGTCTGCACCGACATCCAGCGGTATCACGCCGTGACGGAAGACCTGCTCGTGCAGGTTGGCGGGAAAATGCAGATTGCCAGCCATGTCGTTCTCGACCAGACGAAACAATATTGCGGTGTCGCACTTGAAGAGTTGGTGCACGGATAA
- a CDS encoding metalloregulator ArsR/SmtB family transcription factor, whose amino-acid sequence MIMDKITNIFGALSDPIRLRILALIAHETELCVCELVEALEMSQPKISRHCRALNEANLVDSRREAQWVLYSIANDIPDWAKQSISAAIEGVKQDPQYAVDCERLKTVERPPVRCGLKEKEAC is encoded by the coding sequence ATGATTATGGATAAGATAACAAACATATTTGGCGCTCTGTCTGATCCGATCCGCCTGAGGATTTTGGCTCTGATTGCGCATGAAACCGAGCTTTGCGTCTGCGAGTTGGTCGAGGCGTTGGAGATGTCACAGCCCAAAATTTCCCGTCATTGTCGCGCACTCAATGAGGCCAATCTTGTTGATAGTCGCCGAGAAGCCCAGTGGGTTTTGTATTCAATTGCCAACGACATTCCGGATTGGGCCAAGCAATCGATTAGCGCAGCAATTGAGGGGGTTAAACAAGACCCTCAATATGCCGTTGATTGTGAGCGCCTCAAAACAGTTGAAAGGCCGCCAGTTCGCTGCGGCCTGAAGGAGAAGGAAGCATGTTAG
- the lepA gene encoding translation elongation factor 4 — MTKQTFNNIRNFSIIAHIDHGKSTLADRLIQLTGGLSEREMREQVLDSMDIEQERGITIKAQTVSLKYVADDGKTYILNLMDTPGHVDFAYEVSRSLAACEGSILVVDASQGVEAQTLANVYQAIDKDHEIVPILNKIDLPAAEPDRVREQIEDVIGIDASQAIEASAKSGIGVKETLEAIVTRLPAPEGDREAPLKALLVDSYYDTYLGVVVIVRIMDGELRKGDRIRMMGTDASYDVDRIGIFRPKMTDIPVLGPGEIGFLIASIKEVADTRVGDTITHVKRPCENMLPGFRPAQPVVFCGLFPVDANDFEDLRAAMGKLRLNDASFSFEMETSAALGFGFRCGFLGLLHLEIIQERLSREFDLDLIATAPSVVYEMELTDGSHINLHNPADMPDVVKVREIREPWIKANIMTPDEYLGAILKLCQERRGVQTDLSYVGSRAMVQYDLPLNEVVFDFYDRLKSISKGYASFDYQLADYRAGDLVKMSILVNDEPVDALSILVHRSQAEMRGRSMCEKLKDLIPRHMFKIPIQAAIGGRVIARETISAMRKDVTAKCYGGDATRKRKLLEKQKAGKKKMRQFGKVEIPQEAFIAALKMDN, encoded by the coding sequence ATGACCAAACAGACTTTCAACAACATCCGCAACTTTTCCATCATCGCCCATATCGATCATGGAAAGTCCACGCTCGCCGACCGGCTGATTCAGCTCACCGGGGGCTTGAGCGAGCGCGAAATGCGTGAACAGGTGCTCGATAGCATGGATATCGAGCAGGAACGCGGCATCACCATCAAGGCCCAGACCGTCTCGCTCAAATATGTGGCTGACGACGGCAAGACCTACATTCTCAATCTGATGGATACGCCGGGCCATGTTGACTTTGCCTATGAGGTGAGCCGGTCGCTGGCTGCCTGCGAAGGCTCCATTCTGGTCGTCGATGCCTCACAAGGGGTCGAGGCACAGACCTTGGCCAACGTCTATCAGGCCATCGACAAGGACCACGAGATCGTGCCGATCCTCAACAAGATCGACCTGCCAGCCGCAGAACCGGATCGGGTGCGCGAACAGATCGAGGATGTGATCGGTATCGACGCTTCTCAAGCCATCGAGGCCAGCGCCAAGTCCGGCATCGGGGTCAAGGAAACCCTCGAAGCCATCGTTACCCGCCTTCCTGCCCCGGAAGGGGACAGGGAAGCGCCGCTCAAGGCCCTGCTGGTCGACAGCTACTATGACACCTATCTTGGCGTCGTGGTCATCGTCCGCATCATGGATGGCGAACTCAGAAAAGGCGATCGCATCCGCATGATGGGCACCGATGCCTCCTATGATGTGGACCGCATCGGCATTTTCAGGCCCAAGATGACCGATATTCCGGTGCTCGGCCCGGGTGAAATCGGTTTCCTCATCGCCTCGATCAAGGAAGTGGCTGACACCCGCGTCGGGGATACCATCACCCATGTGAAGCGCCCTTGCGAAAACATGCTGCCTGGCTTCCGCCCGGCCCAGCCTGTGGTCTTCTGCGGCCTGTTTCCGGTCGATGCCAATGATTTTGAGGATCTGCGCGCCGCCATGGGCAAGCTACGCCTCAATGACGCCAGCTTCTCCTTCGAGATGGAAACGTCGGCAGCGCTCGGCTTCGGCTTCCGCTGTGGTTTCCTTGGTCTGTTGCATCTGGAAATCATTCAGGAGCGTCTCAGCCGCGAGTTTGACCTCGATCTCATCGCCACCGCACCGAGCGTGGTTTATGAGATGGAGCTGACCGACGGCAGCCATATCAACCTGCACAATCCCGCCGATATGCCCGATGTGGTCAAGGTGCGCGAAATCCGCGAGCCTTGGATTAAGGCCAACATCATGACCCCGGACGAGTATCTCGGCGCTATCCTCAAGCTTTGTCAGGAGCGGCGCGGCGTTCAGACCGATCTTTCCTATGTCGGCTCGCGCGCCATGGTCCAGTATGACCTGCCGCTCAACGAGGTGGTGTTCGACTTCTATGACCGCCTCAAATCGATCTCCAAAGGCTACGCCAGCTTTGATTACCAGTTGGCCGATTATCGCGCCGGTGATCTGGTCAAGATGTCCATCCTCGTCAATGACGAGCCGGTGGATGCCCTCTCGATCCTCGTTCATCGCTCGCAGGCCGAAATGCGTGGCCGATCCATGTGCGAAAAGCTCAAGGATCTCATTCCGCGCCATATGTTCAAGATCCCCATTCAGGCTGCCATCGGCGGGCGGGTGATCGCACGCGAGACCATCTCGGCCATGCGCAAGGATGTGACGGCGAAATGCTATGGCGGTGACGCCACGCGAAAGCGCAAGCTTTTGGAAAAGCAGAAGGCGGGTAAGAAAAAGATGCGTCAGTTCGGCAAGGTGGAGATCCCGCAGGAAGCCTTCATTGCTGCCCTCAAGATGGACAACTGA
- a CDS encoding FeoA family protein: MTATLSEMNVGDHGRIVRLEVGNQSYKQQLLAMGLTRGAEITILRVAPLGDPVEIRVRGSALSLRRSDAMGVQIEACAS; the protein is encoded by the coding sequence ATGACTGCCACTTTGAGTGAAATGAATGTAGGAGATCACGGTCGTATCGTACGGCTCGAGGTCGGCAACCAATCCTACAAGCAACAATTGCTGGCCATGGGGCTGACGCGTGGTGCGGAAATCACCATCCTGCGCGTGGCTCCCCTGGGTGATCCTGTCGAGATCAGGGTGCGAGGCAGCGCGTTGTCGTTGCGTCGCTCCGATGCGATGGGTGTTCAGATCGAAGCCTGCGCTTCCTAG
- the msrA gene encoding peptide-methionine (S)-S-oxide reductase MsrA: MFGFMQKKLEMPSAENALPGRPAPLPTAETHFVLGTALKGPFPDGHEKALLGLGCFWGAERLFWQMDGVHVTAVGYAGGHTPNPTYEEVCSGGTGHTEAVLVVFDPNVLSYEALLATFWEAHDPTQGMRQGNDVGTQYRSAIYTYSDAQAEIARASRARYEDQLKAERFGAITSEIAPAGPFYYAEDYHQQYLAKNPNGYCGIGGTGVTCPLPA, from the coding sequence ATGTTCGGATTCATGCAGAAGAAACTCGAGATGCCCAGCGCGGAGAACGCACTTCCGGGCCGCCCGGCACCCCTTCCGACCGCTGAAACGCACTTCGTCCTTGGTACGGCCCTCAAGGGTCCCTTCCCGGACGGGCATGAAAAGGCATTGCTCGGGCTTGGCTGCTTCTGGGGTGCAGAACGGCTGTTCTGGCAGATGGACGGCGTTCATGTCACGGCGGTTGGTTATGCGGGCGGTCACACGCCCAATCCCACCTATGAAGAGGTTTGCTCTGGCGGCACCGGCCATACGGAGGCTGTTCTTGTGGTCTTTGACCCGAACGTGCTGAGTTATGAAGCGCTGCTGGCCACCTTCTGGGAAGCGCATGACCCGACCCAGGGCATGCGTCAGGGCAACGACGTGGGCACGCAATATCGTTCTGCCATCTATACCTATTCGGATGCACAGGCCGAGATCGCCCGTGCGTCACGCGCACGCTATGAAGACCAGTTGAAGGCCGAACGGTTCGGCGCAATCACCAGTGAGATCGCTCCTGCTGGCCCCTTCTATTATGCCGAAGACTATCATCAGCAGTATCTGGCCAAGAACCCCAACGGCTATTGCGGCATCGGCGGCACGGGCGTTACCTGCCCGCTGCCTGCCTGA
- the arsC gene encoding arsenate reductase (glutaredoxin) (This arsenate reductase requires both glutathione and glutaredoxin to convert arsenate to arsenite, after which the efflux transporter formed by ArsA and ArsB can extrude the arsenite from the cell, providing resistance.) codes for MTVVIHHNPDCGTSRNVLEIIKMTGNQPVVIEYLNDGWTKPQLIALFAAANLSPRKALRTSKSPAEELGLTDPSVSDDEIMEKMLTHPVLVNRPIVCTPKGVRLCRPSEAVFELLDVASGTEFVKEDGEKVVVP; via the coding sequence ATGACCGTTGTAATTCATCACAATCCCGATTGCGGAACGTCCCGCAACGTCTTGGAGATCATCAAAATGACCGGCAACCAGCCAGTCGTCATCGAATATCTCAACGATGGTTGGACAAAGCCACAGCTAATTGCTCTTTTTGCCGCGGCAAATCTCTCACCGAGAAAGGCTCTGAGAACTTCAAAATCGCCAGCTGAGGAGTTGGGGTTGACCGATCCATCTGTTTCAGATGATGAGATTATGGAAAAAATGTTGACGCATCCGGTTCTCGTTAATCGCCCGATCGTTTGCACTCCCAAAGGCGTCAGGCTATGTCGGCCATCTGAAGCCGTGTTTGAATTGTTGGATGTTGCCTCCGGCACTGAATTCGTGAAGGAAGATGGAGAGAAAGTCGTCGTTCCATGA
- the arsB gene encoding ACR3 family arsenite efflux transporter, which translates to MSVDANTSANTSEPGGIGFFEKWLSIWVALSIAAGLILGELFPSLFGTLAALEYAHVNLVVAVLIWAMVYPMMVSVDFSSISHVADEPKGLLITLVVNWLIKPFTMAVLGVVFFKYLFAGMMSAADADSYIAGLILLGAAPCTAMVFVWSQLTRGDANYTLVQVSVNDLIMVVAYAPIVALLLGVTDIPVPWDTLILSVVLYVVVPLVAGYLTRKALVSGSKTDEAVAQFTSKLKPISVIGLLATVVLLFGFQGGVILSRPILIALIAIPLLLQSYGIFAIAYVAAWVMKVPFRIAAPCALIGTSNFFELAVAVAIGLFGLNSGAALATVVGVLVEVPVMLSLVAFANRTRQHFPA; encoded by the coding sequence ATGTCCGTAGATGCAAATACCAGCGCCAACACTTCCGAACCTGGGGGAATTGGCTTTTTTGAGAAATGGTTGTCCATATGGGTCGCCCTGTCGATTGCGGCAGGATTGATCCTTGGCGAACTTTTCCCAAGCCTGTTTGGAACACTTGCGGCACTTGAATATGCCCATGTCAATCTTGTGGTCGCTGTGCTCATCTGGGCGATGGTCTATCCGATGATGGTGTCGGTCGATTTCTCCAGCATCAGCCATGTGGCTGATGAGCCGAAGGGACTGTTGATCACGCTCGTAGTCAACTGGCTGATCAAGCCTTTTACGATGGCCGTTCTGGGCGTTGTATTTTTCAAGTATCTGTTCGCAGGTATGATGTCCGCGGCTGATGCAGATTCCTATATAGCGGGTCTTATTCTGCTTGGAGCTGCTCCCTGTACCGCGATGGTCTTTGTGTGGTCTCAGCTTACTCGCGGTGATGCCAACTACACCCTCGTTCAGGTCAGTGTGAACGATTTAATCATGGTGGTCGCATACGCGCCTATAGTCGCTCTTCTTTTGGGCGTCACGGATATTCCTGTGCCTTGGGACACACTGATCCTAAGTGTCGTTCTGTATGTGGTTGTGCCGCTGGTTGCCGGTTACCTGACGCGCAAGGCTCTTGTATCAGGCAGCAAAACCGATGAAGCAGTCGCTCAGTTCACTTCCAAACTGAAGCCAATCTCCGTGATCGGACTCTTGGCAACCGTGGTTCTGCTCTTCGGCTTCCAAGGCGGTGTCATTCTATCCCGGCCCATCCTCATTGCGCTGATTGCGATCCCGCTATTACTGCAATCCTACGGCATTTTTGCCATTGCCTATGTTGCAGCATGGGTCATGAAAGTGCCATTCAGAATCGCGGCCCCTTGCGCACTCATTGGAACCTCTAATTTCTTTGAACTGGCCGTTGCGGTCGCTATCGGCCTTTTCGGTCTTAACTCAGGAGCCGCTTTGGCCACTGTCGTAGGTGTTCTTGTTGAAGTGCCGGTGATGCTTTCCCTCGTTGCATTCGCAAACAGGACCCGCCAGCACTTTCCGGCATAA
- a CDS encoding DUF2799 domain-containing protein: MRLFPALLILAPLLAGCASLSQEECATGDWTSIGSVDANQGHPKSRLADHQKACKRYDITPDAEKYLAGYKTGLGSYCTPANGFQVGRNGYSYHKICPAESEPVFLKGYLRGEVLHETETQIVELDSQVQEIDEQITSSRMIKSSDERRAELSRLHGEKDRLERERWRLEREKNRALLDAELFLQRINPDI; this comes from the coding sequence ATGCGTCTATTTCCCGCCCTTCTGATCCTCGCTCCTCTGCTGGCGGGCTGCGCCAGCCTGTCCCAAGAGGAGTGCGCGACGGGCGACTGGACCAGCATTGGCTCGGTCGATGCCAATCAGGGCCACCCGAAAAGCCGGTTGGCCGATCACCAGAAAGCCTGCAAACGCTACGACATCACGCCTGACGCTGAAAAGTATCTCGCCGGCTACAAAACAGGGCTGGGCAGCTACTGCACACCGGCGAACGGATTTCAGGTTGGGCGCAACGGCTACAGCTACCACAAGATCTGCCCGGCAGAATCAGAACCGGTTTTTCTGAAGGGCTATCTTCGGGGCGAGGTGCTGCACGAAACCGAAACCCAGATCGTCGAGCTGGACTCGCAGGTTCAAGAGATCGACGAACAGATCACGTCTTCACGCATGATCAAGAGCTCGGATGAGCGCCGTGCAGAACTATCCCGCCTGCATGGCGAGAAAGATCGGTTGGAGCGGGAGCGCTGGCGGCTGGAGCGGGAAAAGAATCGAGCCCTGCTGGACGCAGAGCTCTTTCTTCAGCGCATCAATCCGGACATCTGA
- a CDS encoding TRAP transporter substrate-binding protein yields the protein MRKSGSIDRRSVLTGLAAGGAAGLASPTIVRAQENITWKMAMSWPKQVPGVGVNGVRFAEKVTKMTDGRLTIKVYGAGELVPPLEVFDAVSSGAAECGHATSYYWQGKDPAFHFFTGVPFGLTQVEHAAWLYFGGAQELWDKAYAPFGVTPFYAGASGTQAAGWFAKEIKTLEDLKGLKMRIAGLGGEVLRRLGASVVMLPPTDIFSALQSGTIDAAEWVGPWNDMAFGLYKVVGNYYMPAFHELGAGLEVIVNTEKLKALPEDIQLIVKEAARATSMETMADFAYNNAASFGPLKAKEGVTVRALPDDIVMALAKESDVVVKEIADSSPLAGEIYKSFVDFRALCNDYHMKAEWEALRTRKMALEQV from the coding sequence ATGCGTAAATCAGGATCGATTGATCGCCGTTCGGTGCTTACTGGATTGGCCGCGGGGGGAGCTGCAGGGCTTGCAAGTCCAACCATCGTCAGGGCACAGGAAAACATCACTTGGAAAATGGCCATGTCCTGGCCCAAGCAGGTGCCCGGAGTGGGGGTCAATGGCGTCCGTTTCGCCGAAAAGGTCACCAAGATGACCGATGGCCGGTTGACCATTAAAGTTTATGGTGCAGGCGAACTCGTCCCGCCGCTTGAAGTGTTTGATGCCGTCTCGAGCGGCGCGGCCGAATGTGGCCATGCGACGTCCTATTACTGGCAGGGCAAGGATCCCGCCTTTCACTTCTTCACTGGTGTACCCTTCGGCCTCACCCAGGTTGAGCATGCGGCGTGGCTATATTTCGGTGGCGCACAGGAGCTTTGGGACAAGGCCTACGCACCGTTCGGTGTGACGCCCTTCTATGCCGGTGCATCTGGCACCCAGGCAGCTGGCTGGTTCGCCAAGGAAATCAAAACCCTCGAAGACCTCAAGGGTCTGAAGATGCGCATTGCCGGTCTGGGCGGTGAAGTTCTGCGCCGTCTGGGTGCGTCTGTCGTGATGCTGCCGCCGACCGATATTTTCTCTGCGCTGCAGTCCGGCACGATTGATGCCGCTGAATGGGTCGGCCCATGGAACGATATGGCCTTTGGCCTTTATAAAGTCGTTGGCAACTATTACATGCCTGCATTCCATGAATTGGGTGCCGGACTTGAGGTGATCGTCAACACTGAAAAACTCAAAGCGTTGCCGGAAGACATTCAGCTCATTGTCAAGGAAGCCGCACGGGCTACCTCGATGGAAACCATGGCCGACTTTGCCTACAACAATGCTGCCTCCTTCGGTCCACTGAAAGCAAAAGAGGGCGTGACCGTCCGTGCCTTGCCGGATGATATTGTTATGGCTCTGGCCAAGGAATCCGATGTTGTCGTCAAGGAAATCGCTGACAGCTCACCGCTGGCTGGCGAAATCTACAAGAGCTTCGTCGACTTCCGCGCGCTTTGCAACGACTACCATATGAAAGCCGAGTGGGAAGCCCTGCGTACCCGCAAGATGGCGCTCGAGCAGGTCTGA
- a CDS encoding helix-turn-helix transcriptional regulator: METNDAANIFASLSQPTRLDVFRLLIKAGPEGMSSGDLGEHLGVKPNTMSVNLKQLLHSGLVRNQRHGRQIYYYADMNAVGGLLSYLLQDCCGGRPELCDAVINEVACSC, encoded by the coding sequence ATGGAAACAAATGATGCAGCAAACATTTTCGCAAGTCTGAGCCAACCAACCCGGCTGGACGTCTTTAGATTGCTTATTAAGGCGGGGCCTGAGGGCATGTCATCAGGTGACCTAGGTGAGCATTTGGGGGTAAAGCCGAACACCATGTCGGTAAACCTGAAGCAACTCCTCCATTCAGGTCTTGTCCGCAATCAAAGGCACGGAAGGCAGATTTACTATTACGCAGATATGAATGCCGTAGGTGGACTGCTGTCATACCTTCTTCAGGACTGTTGTGGAGGAAGGCCTGAGCTTTGCGATGCTGTCATCAATGAAGTTGCCTGTTCTTGCTAG